One region of Streptomyces leeuwenhoekii genomic DNA includes:
- a CDS encoding class I SAM-dependent methyltransferase, translated as MALRPPRSRSAPRDAVHHPLFARCYDRVSTAAETRMGMGAVREKLLVGLSGRVIEIGAGNGLNFAHYPGTVAEVVAIEPERVLRRSAVEAALRAEVPVDVVPGAAEALPVKSEGFDAVVLSLVLCSVRDVPRALAEVRRVLRPGGEVRFFEHGRGGGRVMGVTQRALDRTVWPALSGGCHLSRDPVAALREAGFEIGPYRRTLMPEKGPRLPASYCVTGAAWRPGA; from the coding sequence ATGGCGCTCCGTCCGCCCCGTTCCCGCTCGGCGCCGCGGGACGCCGTGCACCATCCGCTGTTCGCCCGCTGCTACGACCGGGTCAGTACGGCCGCCGAAACCCGGATGGGCATGGGCGCCGTGCGGGAGAAGCTGCTGGTCGGGCTCTCCGGACGGGTCATCGAGATCGGCGCGGGCAACGGGCTGAACTTCGCGCACTATCCGGGCACGGTCGCGGAGGTCGTCGCCATCGAACCGGAGCGGGTGCTGCGGCGGTCGGCGGTGGAGGCGGCCCTGCGCGCGGAGGTGCCCGTCGACGTGGTGCCGGGGGCGGCGGAGGCGTTGCCGGTCAAGAGCGAGGGGTTCGACGCGGTCGTGCTGTCGCTGGTGCTGTGCAGTGTGCGGGACGTGCCGCGGGCGCTCGCGGAGGTGCGGCGGGTGCTGCGGCCCGGCGGCGAGGTGCGGTTCTTCGAGCACGGCCGGGGCGGCGGCCGGGTCATGGGGGTCACCCAGCGGGCGCTGGACCGGACGGTGTGGCCGGCCCTGAGCGGCGGCTGCCATCTGTCCCGGGACCCGGTCGCCGCGCTCCGCGAGGCCGGGTTCGAGATCGGCCCCTACCGGCGCACCCTGATGCCGGAGAAGGGGCCGAGGCTGCCGGCGTCCTACTGTGTGACGGGCGCGGCCTGGCGGCCCGGCGCCTGA
- a CDS encoding GNAT family N-acetyltransferase: MTDLRIRAAGPDDLDGVLAFWKTAAEGTSISDDRDGVERLVARDPDALILAERDGELVGTVIAGFDGWRCHLYRLAVRPDQRRQGIASALLAAAEERFVRLGGRRGDAMVLVRNERGQRAWRAAGYAPEERWRRWVKHLTP, encoded by the coding sequence ATGACGGATCTGCGGATACGGGCCGCCGGGCCCGATGACCTGGACGGTGTGCTGGCCTTCTGGAAGACGGCGGCCGAGGGGACCAGCATCAGCGACGACCGGGACGGCGTGGAGCGGCTGGTGGCCCGGGACCCCGACGCCCTGATCCTGGCCGAGCGGGACGGCGAGCTGGTCGGCACGGTGATCGCGGGCTTCGACGGCTGGCGCTGCCATCTGTACCGGCTGGCGGTCCGTCCGGACCAGCGCCGTCAGGGCATCGCCTCGGCCCTGCTGGCCGCGGCGGAGGAGCGGTTCGTACGGCTCGGGGGGCGCCGCGGGGACGCGATGGTGCTGGTGCGCAACGAGCGGGGGCAGCGGGCCTGGCGGGCCGCCGGATACGCGCCCGAGGAGCGGTGGCGCCGCTGGGTGAAGCATCTGACGCCCTGA
- a CDS encoding ABC transporter ATP-binding protein, whose product MPRPAAEHAPGPAPAAPFAARARGLTKAYGAGETTVLALDAVDVDIARGRFTAVMGPSGSGKSTLMHCLAGLDTVSAGRVWLGETEITGLKDRELTRLRRDRVGFMFQSFNLVPTLNALENITLPLDIAGRRPDPRWLDRVVGTLGLRDRLGHRPAQLSGGQQQRVACARALVSRPELVFADEPTGNLDSRAGLEVLGFLRGAVDDLGQTVVMVTHDPGAAAHADAVLFLADGRIVDRMERPTARGVLDRMKRLDTVHGPSGASGPPARGPERG is encoded by the coding sequence GTGCCCAGACCTGCCGCGGAACACGCCCCGGGGCCCGCGCCGGCCGCTCCCTTCGCGGCGCGTGCCCGGGGCCTGACCAAGGCGTACGGCGCGGGCGAGACGACGGTGCTCGCCCTGGACGCGGTGGACGTCGACATCGCGCGCGGCCGGTTCACCGCGGTGATGGGGCCGTCGGGGTCCGGCAAGTCCACGCTGATGCACTGCCTGGCGGGACTGGACACGGTCTCGGCCGGGCGGGTGTGGCTCGGGGAGACGGAGATCACCGGGCTGAAGGACCGGGAGCTGACCCGGCTGCGCCGTGACCGGGTCGGGTTCATGTTCCAGTCGTTCAATCTGGTCCCGACCCTGAACGCGCTGGAGAACATCACCCTGCCGCTGGACATCGCGGGCAGGCGGCCCGACCCGCGGTGGCTCGACCGGGTCGTGGGCACGCTGGGCCTGCGCGACCGGCTCGGGCACCGGCCCGCGCAGTTGTCCGGCGGGCAGCAGCAGCGGGTGGCCTGCGCGCGGGCGCTGGTCTCCCGGCCCGAGCTGGTCTTCGCGGACGAGCCGACCGGGAACCTCGACTCGCGGGCGGGACTCGAGGTCCTGGGCTTTCTGCGCGGGGCCGTGGACGACCTGGGGCAGACCGTGGTCATGGTCACCCACGACCCGGGCGCCGCCGCCCACGCCGACGCGGTGCTCTTCCTCGCGGACGGGCGGATCGTGGACCGGATGGAGCGGCCGACGGCGCGGGGGGTGCTGGACCGGATGAAGCGCCTGGACACCGTGCACGGCCCGTCCGGCGCGAGCGGCCCGCCCGCGCGGGGCCCGGAGAGGGGCTGA
- a CDS encoding LLM class F420-dependent oxidoreductase, translated as MARSFRFGVNLVAPAPGREWRAKCRRAEELGYDVILVPDHLGMAAPFPALVAASEATERPRLGTFVLNAGFWNPALLAREVATADALTGGRLELGLGTGYVQAEHEAAGLPFGSPRERVDHLRRTVEELTGLLGSAAHRPQPVQRPRVPLLIGGNGDRMLRLTAEHADIAAFTGARSVPGSTTGQLAPITAEELDARVARYRELAAGRAEPAELNLLVQQVVVTEDREAAVRPFLELVPHLTAAQVLELPIVLVGTVEEITAQVRAQRERYGFTYLTVLEPCMEAFAPVMAALREA; from the coding sequence ATGGCGCGTTCGTTCCGCTTCGGCGTCAATCTGGTGGCCCCCGCACCGGGCCGGGAGTGGCGGGCCAAGTGCCGCCGGGCCGAGGAGCTGGGGTACGACGTGATCCTGGTCCCCGACCACCTGGGCATGGCGGCGCCCTTCCCGGCCCTGGTGGCGGCGTCCGAGGCGACCGAGCGCCCGCGGCTGGGCACGTTCGTCCTCAACGCCGGCTTCTGGAACCCGGCGCTGCTGGCCCGTGAGGTCGCGACGGCGGACGCCCTGACCGGCGGGCGTCTGGAACTCGGGCTCGGCACCGGCTATGTGCAGGCGGAGCACGAGGCGGCCGGGCTGCCGTTCGGCTCCCCGCGCGAACGGGTCGACCACCTGCGGCGCACGGTGGAGGAGCTGACCGGGCTGCTCGGCTCCGCGGCACACCGGCCGCAGCCGGTGCAGCGGCCCCGGGTGCCACTGCTGATCGGCGGCAACGGCGACCGGATGCTGCGGCTGACCGCCGAGCACGCCGACATCGCGGCCTTCACCGGCGCCCGGAGCGTGCCGGGCAGCACCACGGGGCAGCTCGCCCCGATCACGGCGGAGGAACTCGACGCGCGGGTGGCGCGGTACCGGGAGCTGGCCGCGGGCCGCGCGGAACCCGCGGAGCTCAACCTGCTCGTCCAGCAGGTCGTCGTCACCGAGGACCGCGAGGCCGCGGTGCGGCCCTTCCTGGAGCTGGTGCCGCACCTGACCGCCGCGCAGGTGCTGGAACTGCCGATCGTCCTGGTGGGGACCGTGGAGGAGATCACCGCGCAGGTGCGGGCGCAGCGGGAGCGGTACGGGTTCACCTACCTGACCGTTCTGGAGCCGTGCATGGAGGCGTTCGCCCCGGTCATGGCGGCCCTGCGCGAGGCATGA
- a CDS encoding DNRLRE domain-containing protein has translation MRTRTTGIAMLTTAAVLMATPYAAAGTDHPGARGTAAEAAVPKAAPVTEAATAEAALAAAKAFGRKVEVLDQRTETTTTYANPDGTLTTVQAAGPIRMIENGRWVDVDVDLERDSGGTVRPEAHPEHLALAGAGGTRARSIEQAAQAPDSAARDLISLGSGDRRIAVQWKGGLPAPELDGSRATYRDAVPGADLVVDATRTGFEQYLTLRHRPGRGAPLVLPLKTEGLKAEPGEDGSLVFTDRTTGEQVSTIPAPVMWDASVDERSLEHTNRRAVPMKVVQDGDSVELRLTPDPEWLADPETRYPVTIDPAADVLDVLFDTWVQGGEAADQSASTDLKIGWPGDSAGTTRRVARSFLTFRTSPFADALVTDAKLKLYDYHSWSCQERGWEVWATGPADTATRWANQPEWKQKFATSTETRSATCSNAGYVSADVTELARTWASAKADTGSVGIRAADENDTYGWKRFYSGEAAEDKIPQLEVTYNYRPRNGANLQAGPPFVSEGGIYRVDTLTPTLRFSTEDADPDDEVRGSFEITDVATQEVVATVTSGYVPASTTASVKVPAGTLEDGHTYSFRTTTYDGTHWANGWSAPATFHVDTAWRMDAATRTLGYANAASEAADVTAATSSDSRYAAVAKTDENTVGVPWNAGGTIDIADGNGGYASLGLPGGTARGTSIGGTVVYSDPAQSVDTVTQPTAEGGVRTLQVIKNAAAPHSYRTALQLPEDVEVVTHDDGSVTVLDGAVPTGTVSLIAGANGRYLSARINDTGDQAGKVRASATTDSTWEKFTLEAGGDGTYALKSGANGKYVAVEKNYTGDRQGMLRARSDSAGTWEKFTLHKQQDGSYALKALANGKYVTVEKGLTGADADLVRAAADTPGDGQLFTVVPDQPREQVGFFEAPWAKDANGDAVPTRYEVQDGYLVQTVDFTESTAFPVVIDPGFWSTAWKVTKCAASIASFVYGFTPQGSSKKVITAVRLVKKVGFKKTANIIRTYLKRHKLTTDGRKIVAGILGINSIKSNCKF, from the coding sequence GTGCGTACCCGTACGACGGGTATCGCGATGCTGACCACGGCCGCCGTGCTGATGGCGACGCCGTACGCGGCCGCCGGGACCGACCACCCCGGCGCGCGCGGCACGGCGGCCGAGGCGGCCGTGCCGAAGGCGGCGCCGGTGACCGAGGCCGCCACCGCCGAGGCGGCGCTGGCCGCGGCGAAGGCGTTCGGCCGGAAGGTGGAGGTGCTGGACCAGCGCACCGAGACCACCACCACCTACGCCAACCCGGACGGCACGCTGACCACCGTCCAGGCGGCCGGGCCGATCCGCATGATCGAGAACGGCAGATGGGTCGACGTCGACGTCGACCTGGAGCGGGACAGCGGCGGCACGGTCCGCCCCGAGGCGCACCCGGAGCACCTCGCGCTCGCCGGCGCCGGCGGCACCAGGGCCCGTTCCATCGAACAGGCCGCCCAGGCGCCCGACTCCGCCGCCCGCGACCTGATCAGCCTCGGCTCCGGGGACCGGCGGATCGCCGTGCAGTGGAAGGGCGGCCTGCCCGCGCCCGAACTGGACGGCAGCCGCGCCACCTACCGTGACGCCGTGCCCGGCGCGGACCTCGTCGTCGACGCCACCCGCACCGGATTCGAGCAGTACCTCACCCTCCGGCACCGGCCCGGCCGGGGTGCGCCCCTCGTCCTGCCGCTGAAGACCGAGGGGCTCAAGGCCGAGCCCGGCGAGGACGGTTCCCTCGTCTTCACCGACCGGACCACCGGCGAACAGGTGTCCACGATTCCGGCGCCGGTCATGTGGGACGCCTCGGTGGACGAGCGCTCGCTGGAGCACACCAACCGGCGCGCGGTGCCGATGAAGGTCGTCCAGGACGGGGACAGCGTCGAGCTGCGGCTGACGCCCGACCCCGAGTGGCTCGCCGACCCCGAGACGCGGTACCCGGTGACGATCGACCCTGCCGCCGACGTGCTCGACGTGCTGTTCGACACCTGGGTGCAGGGCGGTGAGGCGGCCGACCAGTCCGCCTCCACCGACCTGAAGATCGGCTGGCCGGGCGACAGCGCCGGAACCACCCGCCGTGTCGCCCGCTCCTTCCTGACCTTCCGCACCTCGCCGTTCGCCGACGCGCTGGTCACCGACGCGAAGCTGAAGCTGTACGACTACCACTCGTGGTCGTGCCAGGAGCGCGGCTGGGAGGTCTGGGCCACCGGCCCGGCCGACACCGCCACCCGCTGGGCGAACCAGCCCGAGTGGAAGCAGAAGTTCGCCACCTCCACCGAGACCCGGTCCGCCACCTGCTCCAACGCCGGCTACGTCAGCGCCGACGTCACGGAGCTGGCCCGGACCTGGGCGAGCGCCAAGGCCGACACCGGTTCGGTCGGCATCCGGGCCGCGGACGAGAACGACACCTACGGCTGGAAGCGCTTCTACTCCGGCGAGGCCGCCGAGGACAAGATCCCGCAGCTGGAGGTGACCTACAACTACCGGCCCCGCAACGGCGCCAACCTCCAGGCTGGCCCGCCGTTCGTCAGCGAGGGCGGCATCTACCGGGTCGACACCCTGACGCCGACGCTCCGCTTCTCCACCGAGGACGCCGACCCCGACGACGAGGTCCGCGGCTCCTTCGAGATCACCGACGTCGCGACCCAGGAGGTCGTGGCCACCGTCACCTCCGGCTACGTCCCCGCCAGCACCACCGCCTCCGTCAAGGTGCCCGCCGGCACGCTCGAGGACGGCCACACCTACAGTTTCCGCACCACCACCTACGACGGCACGCACTGGGCCAACGGCTGGTCCGCCCCCGCCACCTTCCACGTCGATACGGCCTGGCGGATGGACGCGGCGACCAGGACCCTCGGGTACGCCAACGCCGCCTCCGAGGCCGCCGACGTCACCGCCGCCACCTCCAGCGACAGCCGGTACGCCGCCGTCGCCAAGACGGACGAGAACACCGTCGGCGTCCCGTGGAACGCGGGCGGCACCATCGACATCGCCGACGGCAACGGCGGCTACGCGAGCCTGGGCCTGCCCGGCGGCACCGCCCGGGGCACCAGCATCGGCGGCACCGTCGTCTACAGCGACCCCGCCCAGAGCGTGGACACCGTCACCCAGCCGACCGCCGAGGGCGGTGTGCGCACCCTCCAGGTGATCAAGAACGCCGCCGCGCCGCACAGCTACCGCACCGCCCTGCAGCTCCCCGAGGACGTCGAGGTCGTCACCCACGACGACGGCAGCGTCACCGTCCTGGACGGCGCGGTGCCCACCGGCACCGTCTCGTTGATCGCCGGGGCCAACGGCAGGTACCTCTCCGCCCGGATCAACGACACCGGCGACCAGGCGGGCAAGGTGCGCGCCTCGGCCACCACCGACAGCACCTGGGAGAAGTTCACCCTCGAAGCGGGCGGCGACGGCACCTACGCGCTGAAGTCCGGCGCCAACGGCAAGTACGTCGCCGTCGAGAAGAACTACACCGGCGACCGCCAGGGCATGCTGCGGGCCCGCAGCGACAGCGCCGGCACCTGGGAGAAGTTCACCCTGCACAAGCAGCAGGACGGCTCCTACGCGCTCAAGGCGCTGGCCAACGGCAAGTACGTGACCGTGGAGAAGGGACTCACCGGAGCCGACGCCGACCTGGTGCGCGCCGCCGCCGACACGCCCGGTGACGGACAGCTCTTCACCGTCGTACCGGACCAGCCCCGCGAGCAGGTCGGCTTCTTCGAGGCCCCGTGGGCCAAGGACGCGAACGGCGACGCCGTGCCGACCCGCTACGAGGTCCAGGACGGATACCTCGTGCAGACCGTGGACTTCACCGAGTCCACCGCCTTCCCGGTCGTCATCGACCCCGGCTTCTGGTCCACCGCCTGGAAGGTGACCAAGTGCGCCGCGTCGATCGCCAGCTTCGTCTACGGGTTCACCCCGCAGGGCTCCAGCAAGAAGGTCATCACCGCCGTGCGGCTGGTGAAGAAGGTCGGCTTCAAGAAGACGGCGAACATCATCCGCACGTATCTGAAGCGGCACAAGCTGACCACGGACGGCCGGAAGATCGTCGCCGGGATCCTCGGCATCAACTCCATCAAGAGCAACTGCAAGTTCTAG
- a CDS encoding ABC transporter permease: protein MLRATLRSFMAHKGRLLMSGLAVVLSVAFVAGSLIFSDTLDRTFDQLFASTAADVTVRPEEGLDETLPSGRIATLPAALADRVAGLDQVAAARVDVEVENITVVDARRRPVSPTTGAPTTGADWDPAGRRTVELGSGHAPRGPGQAVLDEVTADRADVRIGDTLTVIAPPGSFPVEVVGIAAFTAANPGTALLFLDTPVAQERLLGDARAATGISVDAAEGVDAGQLKRRVADALGPDAYTYRTAAEQAESDVQRLGGFLDVLKWVMLGFAGVAVLVGVFLIVNTFSMLIAQRTRELGLLRALGADRRQVRRSVLTEALLLGVTGATLGLAAGVGLAAGLIRVMNAIGMHIRSTDMVIGWATPVAGYAVGIGVTFVAAYLPARRAAAVSPMAAIAETEAAGTGRPLRTRARVGAVVGAVGAAALAGCAVSSRTGRAAPLLGSGVALTLVAAVVAGPLLVRPVIRVLGASFPALFGAVGVLSRRNALRNPRRTGATAAALMVGIALAVGLSVAGASITASFDRQIDRTLGSDFIVRNGNSAPFPREVTDAVRRAPGAGLVVPARYAPVAVRLPDGERMTTTATAYGPGLDEVADIDYAHGDGRAALAPGRLAMDTRFAREHGVRPGGTVLVEFQGGRTAVLTVGALTGRESAERFRTPGGLFLSLATLERYAPGGQDAVLYVNAAPGTGDDELRTALERSLAPYPHVQVRDLAGYKELVRDQIAVLLYLVYALLGLAIVIAVLGVVNTLALSVVERTREIGLLRAIGLSRRGLRRMIRLESVVIAVFGAVLGLALGLVWGVCTQRVLALEGMTVLAVPWDTVVAVVLGSVAVGIVAALLPASRASHMNVLAAIAHE from the coding sequence ATGCTCAGGGCGACGCTGCGGAGCTTCATGGCGCACAAGGGCCGGCTGCTGATGTCGGGGCTGGCCGTGGTGTTGTCGGTGGCGTTCGTCGCGGGCAGCCTGATCTTCTCCGACACCCTCGACCGCACCTTCGACCAGCTCTTCGCCTCAACCGCCGCCGATGTGACCGTCCGTCCCGAGGAGGGCCTGGACGAGACCCTTCCGTCCGGCCGGATCGCCACCCTGCCCGCCGCGCTCGCCGACCGCGTGGCCGGCCTCGACCAGGTCGCCGCCGCCCGGGTGGACGTCGAGGTCGAGAACATCACCGTCGTCGACGCCCGGCGCCGGCCGGTCAGCCCCACCACCGGTGCCCCCACCACCGGCGCCGACTGGGACCCGGCCGGCCGCCGCACCGTCGAGCTCGGCTCCGGTCACGCCCCGCGCGGGCCGGGGCAGGCGGTGCTCGACGAGGTGACCGCCGACCGCGCGGACGTACGGATCGGCGACACCCTCACCGTGATCGCCCCGCCGGGCTCCTTCCCGGTCGAGGTGGTCGGCATCGCCGCCTTCACCGCCGCCAACCCCGGCACCGCGCTGCTCTTCCTGGACACCCCGGTCGCCCAGGAGCGGCTGCTGGGCGACGCCCGCGCCGCGACCGGCATCTCCGTCGACGCCGCGGAAGGCGTGGACGCGGGGCAGCTCAAGCGGCGGGTGGCCGACGCGCTGGGCCCGGACGCCTACACCTACCGGACCGCCGCCGAGCAGGCCGAGTCCGACGTCCAGCGGCTGGGCGGCTTCCTCGACGTCCTGAAGTGGGTCATGCTCGGCTTCGCCGGGGTCGCGGTCCTCGTGGGCGTCTTCCTGATCGTCAACACCTTCTCGATGCTGATCGCCCAGCGCACCCGCGAGCTGGGCCTGCTGCGCGCGCTGGGCGCCGACCGGCGCCAGGTCCGCCGGTCGGTGCTGACCGAGGCGCTGCTGCTCGGCGTGACCGGCGCCACGCTGGGGCTGGCCGCCGGTGTCGGGCTGGCCGCCGGGCTGATCCGGGTGATGAACGCGATCGGCATGCACATCCGCTCCACCGACATGGTGATCGGCTGGGCGACCCCGGTCGCGGGCTACGCCGTCGGCATCGGCGTGACGTTCGTGGCGGCGTACCTCCCGGCCCGCAGGGCCGCGGCCGTCTCCCCGATGGCGGCGATCGCGGAGACCGAGGCCGCCGGTACGGGCCGCCCGCTGCGGACGCGGGCGAGGGTGGGCGCGGTGGTCGGGGCGGTGGGCGCCGCCGCGCTCGCCGGGTGCGCCGTCTCCTCCCGGACGGGCCGGGCGGCGCCGCTGCTCGGGTCCGGTGTCGCCCTGACGCTCGTCGCCGCCGTGGTGGCGGGCCCGTTGCTGGTACGGCCGGTGATCCGGGTCCTCGGCGCGTCCTTCCCCGCCCTGTTCGGCGCCGTCGGCGTGCTGAGCCGGCGCAACGCCCTGCGCAATCCGCGCCGCACCGGTGCCACCGCCGCCGCGCTGATGGTGGGGATCGCCCTGGCCGTGGGGCTGTCCGTGGCCGGCGCCTCGATCACCGCGTCCTTCGACCGGCAGATCGACCGGACGCTGGGCTCCGACTTCATCGTGCGCAACGGCAACTCGGCCCCGTTCCCGCGCGAGGTGACCGACGCGGTGCGCCGGGCGCCCGGCGCGGGGCTCGTCGTACCGGCACGGTACGCGCCGGTCGCGGTGCGGCTGCCGGACGGCGAGCGGATGACGACGACCGCCACGGCCTACGGCCCGGGGCTCGACGAGGTCGCCGACATCGACTACGCGCACGGGGACGGCCGGGCCGCGCTCGCGCCGGGGCGGCTCGCGATGGACACGCGGTTCGCCCGGGAGCACGGCGTACGCCCGGGCGGCACGGTCCTGGTCGAGTTCCAGGGCGGGCGCACCGCGGTCCTGACCGTGGGCGCCCTGACCGGCCGGGAGTCCGCCGAGAGGTTCCGGACGCCGGGCGGACTGTTCCTCTCGCTGGCCACGCTGGAGCGGTACGCGCCGGGCGGCCAGGACGCCGTGCTGTACGTGAACGCCGCCCCCGGCACGGGCGACGACGAGCTGCGGACCGCTCTGGAGCGGTCGCTCGCCCCGTACCCGCATGTGCAGGTGCGCGACCTGGCCGGCTACAAGGAGCTGGTGCGCGACCAGATCGCCGTACTGCTGTATCTCGTGTACGCGCTGCTGGGGCTGGCGATCGTCATCGCGGTCCTCGGCGTGGTGAACACGCTCGCGCTGTCGGTGGTGGAGCGCACCCGGGAGATCGGGCTGCTGCGGGCGATCGGGCTGTCCCGGCGCGGGCTGCGGCGGATGATCCGGCTGGAGTCGGTGGTGATCGCGGTCTTCGGGGCGGTGCTGGGGCTGGCGCTGGGCCTGGTGTGGGGCGTGTGCACCCAGCGGGTGCTGGCCCTGGAGGGCATGACGGTACTGGCCGTTCCGTGGGACACGGTCGTCGCGGTGGTGCTCGGCTCGGTGGCGGTGGGGATCGTGGCGGCGCTGCTGCCCGCGTCGCGTGCCTCGCACATGAATGTGCTGGCGGCCATCGCGCACGAGTGA